The following are encoded in a window of Methanoregula sp. UBA64 genomic DNA:
- a CDS encoding NADH-quinone oxidoreductase subunit C gives MTPSSHEDTASRAIREILGDEAPGRAARGPGGEWYVPVEESGFDRAIRELAARKFVLISLFGTEGFAQESRFSLLYVFERKEGILVLVRAVADGRATSIATIFPSASWPERECRDGFGIEFAGAFDTRRLLLHEPYQKDFHPLKKEFANAPVATNDDVPAAEEYQFRAMTGEGVYQVAVGPVHAGIIEPGHFRFSVIGETVFNLEIRMFYTHRGIEKLAEGKLPGDCVKVAEAVSGDESVANAVAFCMAVERISGITVPDRAWFIRTILAELERCCSHLGDQAGMLTDVAFALGASQFSVLREEVFRKNAELTGSRFLRGMTCIGGVTRDIPKDRLADLAEFVGQLKKRFRVGLSIVLSTPSVIDRFSTTGVVKRELLRPLNITGPVARASGGRIDVRLDHPYGVYDRFVPSHTPLDDGDVLARFTVKAQEFLDSLDLIERLIAAIPEGAVLSTEPVRDGYALALVESARGQNLCWVKIKDGKIDRYKVRTASYCNWLAIEHAVPGNILADFPVINKSMNLSYAGTDM, from the coding sequence GGCAGCCCGGGGGCCGGGCGGCGAATGGTACGTACCGGTGGAAGAGAGCGGGTTTGACCGGGCGATCCGCGAGCTTGCCGCACGGAAGTTTGTCCTCATCAGCCTCTTTGGCACGGAAGGGTTCGCGCAGGAGAGCAGGTTTTCCCTCCTGTACGTTTTTGAGCGCAAAGAGGGCATCCTCGTCCTTGTCCGGGCAGTCGCGGACGGCAGGGCAACCTCGATAGCCACGATCTTTCCCTCGGCATCATGGCCCGAGCGGGAGTGCCGGGACGGGTTTGGGATCGAATTTGCAGGCGCCTTCGATACCCGGCGGCTCCTCCTCCACGAGCCCTATCAGAAGGATTTCCACCCGCTCAAAAAAGAGTTCGCGAACGCGCCCGTGGCAACCAATGACGATGTCCCGGCTGCCGAAGAATACCAGTTCCGGGCCATGACCGGGGAAGGGGTGTACCAGGTTGCCGTAGGCCCGGTCCATGCCGGGATCATCGAGCCCGGGCACTTCCGGTTCAGCGTGATCGGCGAGACGGTCTTCAACCTCGAGATCCGGATGTTCTATACCCACCGGGGGATCGAGAAGCTTGCCGAAGGAAAACTCCCCGGGGACTGCGTAAAGGTGGCCGAAGCCGTAAGCGGCGACGAATCGGTGGCAAACGCAGTGGCGTTCTGCATGGCGGTCGAACGCATTTCGGGAATCACGGTGCCCGACCGGGCATGGTTCATCCGGACCATCCTTGCCGAACTGGAACGGTGCTGCTCGCATCTCGGCGACCAGGCTGGAATGCTCACCGATGTTGCCTTTGCCCTTGGCGCGAGCCAGTTCTCGGTACTCCGCGAAGAGGTCTTCAGAAAGAACGCGGAACTGACCGGCTCCCGGTTCCTCCGGGGCATGACCTGCATCGGGGGCGTAACCCGGGATATCCCGAAAGACCGGCTGGCAGATCTCGCAGAGTTTGTCGGGCAGCTCAAAAAACGCTTCCGGGTCGGGCTCTCGATCGTCCTTTCCACGCCATCGGTGATCGACCGGTTCTCGACTACGGGGGTCGTGAAGCGCGAACTCCTCCGCCCCTTAAACATTACCGGGCCGGTTGCCCGGGCATCGGGAGGTCGGATAGATGTCCGTCTCGACCACCCGTACGGGGTGTATGACCGGTTCGTCCCTTCCCACACCCCCCTTGACGACGGCGACGTGCTGGCCCGGTTCACGGTAAAGGCCCAGGAGTTCCTCGATTCGCTCGACCTCATCGAACGGCTCATTGCAGCAATTCCTGAAGGAGCCGTCCTGAGCACGGAACCGGTCCGCGACGGGTATGCACTGGCGCTTGTCGAATCGGCCCGGGGCCAGAACCTCTGCTGGGTCAAAATAAAGGACGGGAAGATCGACCGGTACAAGGTCAGGACGGCATCGTACTGCAACTGGCTGGCCATCGAACACGCGGTGCCGGGGAACATCCTTGCCGATTTCCCGGTGATCAACAAGAGCATGAACCTGTCCTATGCCGGGACAGATATGTGA
- a CDS encoding NADH-quinone oxidoreductase subunit B family protein, which yields MVNAFSCLVKRKVTEEHPVRSEEIERLGAEIKREIDARFGKSLAIRELDAGSDNAAEIEVNNLSNAIYDVERFGITFVASPRHADLLLVTGAVTHNMEIAVKKTYDAMPSPKFVVAVGDDACDGGIYKGTYAVIGGVDKVLPVDLKIPGNPPAPKDILAGLLALMRNEK from the coding sequence ATGGTCAATGCATTTTCCTGTCTGGTTAAACGAAAGGTGACCGAAGAGCACCCGGTCCGGAGCGAAGAGATCGAACGTCTGGGCGCCGAGATAAAACGGGAGATAGACGCCCGGTTCGGGAAGAGCCTTGCGATCCGGGAACTCGATGCCGGCAGCGACAATGCCGCCGAGATCGAGGTAAACAACCTCTCCAATGCCATCTACGATGTCGAGCGTTTCGGTATCACGTTCGTTGCCTCCCCCCGGCACGCAGATCTCCTCCTTGTGACGGGAGCGGTCACGCACAACATGGAGATCGCGGTCAAAAAGACCTACGATGCCATGCCCTCCCCGAAATTTGTCGTGGCCGTGGGCGACGATGCCTGCGACGGCGGGATCTACAAGGGGACCTATGCGGTTATCGGAGGAGTGGACAAGGTGCTGCCGGTCGACCTTAAGATCCCGGGCAATCCCCCGGCACCGAAAGATATCCTTGCCGGCCTGCTCGCGCTTATGAGAAACGAAAAATAA
- a CDS encoding alpha/beta fold hydrolase, giving the protein MSPVRKWGAGPYPVAVVHGGPGAPGEMAAVARELSSVKGILEPLQTATTLDGQVRELMQVLEKDGMPPVTLVGFSWGAFLSWMVAARYPALVKKLILVGCPPFEDQYAQAITKTRLDRLKPEECRQAQDLMKSLENPGNANDPTDRDLLLARLGGLLSHADTCDAFAAADNPSFYCQYDVFKGVWDEACELRRAKILLAMGQKIACPVLAIHGDYDPHPAEGVEVPLEKNVKDFRFVLLPRCGHRPWIERNAAENFYRILVEEI; this is encoded by the coding sequence ATGAGTCCGGTGCGGAAATGGGGGGCAGGGCCGTACCCTGTCGCGGTTGTCCACGGAGGCCCGGGAGCCCCGGGCGAGATGGCCGCTGTTGCCCGCGAACTCTCTTCGGTGAAAGGGATCCTCGAACCGCTCCAGACCGCAACTACTCTCGACGGACAGGTCCGCGAACTCATGCAGGTGCTGGAAAAGGACGGCATGCCCCCGGTCACGCTGGTGGGATTTTCCTGGGGGGCGTTTCTTTCCTGGATGGTAGCTGCACGGTACCCCGCGCTCGTGAAAAAACTGATCCTTGTGGGGTGCCCGCCATTCGAGGACCAGTACGCACAGGCGATCACGAAGACCCGGCTCGACCGGCTCAAACCGGAAGAGTGCCGGCAGGCGCAGGACCTGATGAAGTCCCTGGAAAACCCGGGGAATGCGAACGATCCGACCGACCGGGATCTCCTGCTTGCCCGGCTGGGCGGCCTGCTCTCCCATGCGGATACCTGCGATGCGTTTGCCGCCGCGGACAACCCGTCGTTTTACTGCCAGTACGATGTCTTTAAAGGCGTCTGGGACGAGGCCTGCGAGCTCCGGAGGGCAAAGATCCTGCTTGCCATGGGCCAGAAGATTGCCTGCCCGGTGCTGGCAATCCACGGGGATTACGATCCCCACCCGGCAGAGGGTGTCGAGGTTCCCCTTGAAAAGAACGTAAAGGATTTCCGGTTTGTCCTGCTCCCCAGATGCGGCCACCGCCCGTGGATCGAGCGGAACGCGGCAGAGAATTTTTACCGGATCCTGGTAGAAGAGATTTGA
- a CDS encoding AIR synthase-related protein: MDVEEYARVHLAAGEDENTVIQNLAGRITEIKHSRAGYTQAFARAVVTEVKNTQGLSGDFFSFAPAGVKMGEFGVGSRGKGDFFAHRQIARIIGKTSASVGVDEMDDAGAVKAGGEYIVCTVDGMHSRLSDYPFLAGFHVTRATLRDLYVMGAKPVMLFSDIHVADDGDVAKIFDYTAGITAVGEAMDVPLVTGSTLRIGGDMVLGSRLTGCVGCVGVARHLTARKSTQAGDAILMTEGAGGGTIATAAIYSGFPEVVEETINLNFLTTCEALIKSPVFDKIHAMTDVTNGGLRGDIFEMTETAQCRMVVKEEDAKALVNPRVQKMLDALEIDFLGVSLDALLIVAPKADAPEIIRTINATGVGCREIGYVEKGKPESVLISGGKETDFQPRFRESAYTPVKKVVDTDVPAFEEMQKGVLKASEAAIEKKKRVLAKLKRKERAA; encoded by the coding sequence ATGGATGTTGAGGAATACGCCCGCGTGCATCTCGCAGCCGGCGAAGATGAAAATACCGTCATACAAAACCTTGCCGGGCGGATAACCGAGATAAAACATTCCCGGGCCGGATACACACAAGCCTTTGCCCGGGCGGTCGTCACAGAGGTTAAGAACACGCAGGGACTCTCCGGCGACTTTTTTAGTTTCGCGCCGGCAGGAGTAAAGATGGGGGAGTTCGGGGTCGGTTCCCGGGGCAAAGGCGACTTTTTTGCGCACCGCCAGATCGCCCGGATTATCGGGAAAACCTCTGCATCGGTGGGCGTGGACGAGATGGACGATGCCGGGGCGGTAAAGGCCGGCGGGGAGTATATCGTCTGTACTGTCGACGGGATGCACTCCCGGCTTTCCGATTACCCGTTCCTTGCCGGGTTCCATGTGACCCGGGCAACGCTCCGCGACCTCTACGTGATGGGCGCAAAGCCGGTGATGCTCTTCTCCGATATCCACGTTGCCGACGACGGGGACGTGGCAAAGATCTTCGATTACACCGCGGGTATCACGGCCGTCGGGGAGGCAATGGACGTGCCGCTCGTGACCGGTTCGACCCTCCGCATCGGCGGCGACATGGTGCTTGGCAGCCGGCTCACCGGCTGCGTGGGCTGCGTGGGCGTGGCCCGGCACCTGACCGCGAGAAAGTCCACGCAGGCAGGCGATGCGATCCTGATGACCGAAGGCGCGGGCGGCGGGACGATTGCAACTGCTGCCATCTACTCCGGGTTCCCCGAGGTCGTGGAAGAGACAATCAACCTCAACTTCCTCACTACCTGCGAGGCGTTGATAAAAAGCCCGGTCTTTGATAAGATCCATGCGATGACCGATGTGACCAATGGCGGCCTGCGAGGCGACATCTTCGAGATGACCGAGACCGCACAGTGCCGGATGGTGGTAAAAGAAGAGGACGCAAAGGCGCTCGTTAACCCCCGGGTGCAGAAGATGCTCGATGCCCTGGAGATCGACTTCCTCGGCGTCTCGCTCGATGCACTCCTCATTGTCGCACCAAAAGCCGATGCACCGGAGATTATCCGGACGATAAATGCTACCGGGGTCGGCTGCCGCGAGATCGGGTACGTGGAGAAAGGAAAACCGGAATCGGTTCTCATATCCGGCGGGAAAGAGACCGACTTCCAGCCACGGTTCCGGGAATCGGCATATACTCCGGTAAAAAAGGTGGTCGATACCGATGTGCCGGCCTTTGAGGAGATGCAAAAAGGCGTCCTGAAGGCATCGGAGGCGGCTATCGAAAAGAAGAAACGGGTGCTTGCGAAGCTGAAGAGAAAAGAGCGGGCAGCCTGA
- a CDS encoding tetratricopeptide repeat protein, which translates to MIEQEQPGVSAEECCRKGQIDSREGRHEDALASYAQALAINPRSASALTGMGFALGKLGRYEEEIACCDKALELDPACTGAWTTKGFALGKLKRFEEKIACCDRALALDPEDAAAWNSRGVALGMLGRYAEEVECCERALSLRGKYLSAWVNKGYALGKLKRYEEEVACYDRALKIFPFYLSAHLNKGIARINQKRYEDALIPLDHALSLQPQNPRVLYRKGLALSLLGRHDEAIACLTESLGTDPVNADAWVALSNSCFALRKFRESGKAFDQAYYIDIKDVRAGVARGFAQLKEGRFEDAHRTFAEVLDILSR; encoded by the coding sequence ATGATAGAACAGGAACAACCAGGGGTCTCTGCGGAGGAGTGCTGCAGGAAAGGCCAAATCGACAGCAGGGAGGGACGGCACGAGGACGCACTCGCGTCGTATGCCCAAGCCCTTGCCATAAACCCCCGTTCCGCATCTGCCCTGACGGGAATGGGATTTGCGCTCGGGAAACTGGGAAGGTACGAGGAGGAGATAGCCTGCTGCGACAAGGCCCTCGAACTCGATCCCGCATGTACCGGGGCCTGGACCACGAAGGGATTTGCCCTGGGAAAACTCAAGCGGTTCGAGGAGAAGATTGCATGCTGCGACCGGGCGCTGGCCCTCGATCCGGAAGATGCTGCTGCCTGGAACAGCAGGGGCGTGGCTCTGGGGATGCTGGGGAGATATGCAGAAGAGGTGGAGTGCTGCGAGCGTGCCCTTTCCCTGCGGGGAAAGTACCTGTCGGCATGGGTGAACAAGGGGTACGCTCTCGGGAAACTTAAGCGGTACGAGGAAGAGGTGGCCTGTTATGACCGGGCACTAAAGATCTTCCCGTTTTACCTCTCCGCCCACCTCAACAAAGGAATTGCACGGATCAACCAGAAACGGTACGAGGATGCGCTCATCCCGCTGGACCATGCGCTTTCTCTCCAGCCGCAAAACCCCCGGGTACTCTACCGCAAGGGGCTCGCGCTCTCCCTGCTTGGCAGGCACGACGAAGCGATCGCATGCCTCACGGAATCCCTGGGCACTGATCCGGTAAACGCCGATGCCTGGGTTGCCTTGAGCAACTCCTGTTTTGCACTGCGAAAGTTCCGCGAATCGGGGAAGGCCTTTGACCAGGCCTATTATATCGATATAAAGGACGTGCGGGCCGGCGTTGCGAGGGGTTTTGCCCAGTTAAAGGAGGGGCGGTTTGAGGATGCCCATCGCACGTTTGCAGAAGTGCTGGATATCCTGAGCAGGTAG